In Ruminiclostridium papyrosolvens DSM 2782, the following proteins share a genomic window:
- a CDS encoding alpha/beta hydrolase family protein, which yields MRLFETVLIFVNFFTLGWLLFSKKNANKIPCILFGISFVITLIQLIAEGYRIQMLPAYICLLLNVLIFFRKGRKPRKTWKLVLGSIFSLLFLIIAVAFPVLLPVFSLEKPTGPYQVGTITYDWTDENRLEEATKDPDDKRELMVQVWYPSEKSDSLKRAPYIKDLPEVAKGLEKQSGIPSLLFSHLKYVKSHSYVNAKISVKQQKYPLLIFSHGFGLLRNINTFEVEELASHGYIVVAIDHSYDSAATVFSNGRVAKYTYKNEEMLKADFIDFMDSHNKVWVKDVQFVLDKIEEVNKKDPLNIFSGRIDLNKIGMFGHSYGGATAGQIIMKDSRIKAGINMDGDFVGTPISEKGLGKPFMMMDAEVTMNNRLDFDKYLTKCGVSDDSRKRFIEQNTKMCNVRSNAIANGGYSLLINKIIHLSYTDLSLFTPLLAINYNPHDVHKIINDFTLTFFNKYLLGDSSASLENTAKKYKNVELKQTKHN from the coding sequence TTGAGGTTATTTGAAACAGTACTTATTTTTGTTAACTTTTTTACGCTAGGATGGCTGTTGTTTAGTAAAAAGAATGCAAATAAAATACCTTGTATTTTATTCGGAATTTCATTTGTAATAACACTTATACAATTAATTGCAGAAGGATACCGTATACAAATGTTACCGGCATACATCTGCCTTCTTTTAAATGTACTGATTTTCTTTCGTAAAGGCAGAAAACCCAGAAAAACCTGGAAACTTGTTCTTGGGTCAATATTTTCACTTTTATTTCTTATAATAGCTGTTGCATTTCCGGTACTTTTGCCTGTTTTTTCTCTTGAAAAACCAACCGGGCCATACCAAGTAGGAACAATTACATATGATTGGACTGATGAAAACCGTTTAGAAGAGGCAACAAAAGACCCAGATGATAAAAGGGAATTAATGGTACAGGTGTGGTACCCTTCTGAAAAATCTGACAGCTTGAAAAGGGCACCATATATAAAAGATCTCCCGGAGGTAGCGAAAGGGCTTGAGAAGCAATCTGGTATACCATCCTTACTATTTAGTCATTTAAAATATGTAAAAAGTCATTCCTATGTAAATGCAAAGATTTCTGTTAAACAGCAGAAATATCCACTTCTGATATTCTCCCACGGCTTTGGGCTTCTTAGAAACATAAACACATTTGAAGTGGAAGAATTAGCAAGTCATGGTTATATTGTTGTCGCAATTGACCACTCTTACGATTCGGCGGCTACAGTATTTTCAAACGGAAGGGTTGCTAAATATACCTACAAAAATGAAGAAATGCTAAAGGCAGACTTTATAGATTTCATGGATTCTCATAATAAAGTATGGGTTAAAGATGTACAATTTGTACTTGATAAAATTGAGGAAGTTAATAAAAAAGATCCTCTTAATATTTTTAGCGGAAGGATTGATTTGAATAAAATAGGTATGTTCGGACACTCGTATGGAGGTGCAACAGCAGGACAGATTATTATGAAGGACTCAAGAATTAAAGCGGGCATAAACATGGATGGGGATTTTGTGGGAACTCCTATTTCTGAAAAGGGTTTAGGGAAGCCATTCATGATGATGGACGCTGAAGTGACTATGAATAATAGACTGGATTTTGACAAATATTTGACCAAATGTGGAGTAAGTGATGATTCACGTAAGAGATTTATAGAGCAAAATACAAAAATGTGTAACGTAAGAAGTAACGCTATTGCAAATGGAGGGTATTCTCTTTTAATAAATAAAATAATTCACCTTAGCTATACCGATTTAAGCCTTTTTACCCCATTATTAGCTATTAACTATAATCCTCACGATGTACACAAAATAATTAATGATTTTACTTTAACATTCTTTAATAAATATTTATTGGGAGATTCATCTGCTTCTTTGGAAAATACCGCCAAGAAATATAAGAATGTTGAGCTAAAGCAGACAAAACATAACTAG
- a CDS encoding DUF6179 domain-containing protein — MDVIQKYQHIQTVRSEYFQSLLQGAAKEGIISCEQSKKIQMGLLGLLSKQIQKFTFGESSSVTEEIAANLLKSICFSISMALKSQDNVVIASELLEHESIEELFNKGNEVIRYYFEDAKSIWIKIKSEGPKISNLAYNDTVFKGMKEFFDWYDYRFSAHEINGSLDYPLSYDEMDLSGIEYIHEYLTHLDMENVLCSRYDAHNLDSLMRGYSKYFREDLLNVFELVLSNLLGRRMLGYNLQELDINEEDREWLLIQLKKTDEMELVKKMEEAFYEVLSFIKVESQDTIEYFKITLKNIISRVKHNINLGKLDKVFVTLYEEEDEILISGYVDGNKMEDEDLRVLIDEMKACRFLEDKIAMVLQSVKSLEDLEEVLSECFFEGEYESVFKLLDKREIQELIKRILENKNDYSSYYEWEKEILEYNA; from the coding sequence ATGGACGTAATACAGAAATATCAGCATATACAAACTGTGAGGAGCGAGTACTTTCAGTCTCTTTTACAGGGTGCAGCAAAAGAGGGTATAATCAGTTGCGAGCAGTCAAAGAAAATTCAAATGGGGCTGCTAGGTCTGCTTTCAAAGCAAATACAAAAGTTTACTTTTGGGGAAAGCAGTTCTGTAACGGAAGAGATTGCTGCAAATTTGCTCAAATCAATTTGCTTCTCTATAAGTATGGCATTGAAGAGTCAGGACAACGTTGTTATTGCATCAGAATTGCTTGAACATGAGAGTATTGAAGAATTATTTAATAAAGGAAATGAGGTAATCAGATATTATTTTGAGGATGCAAAAAGTATTTGGATAAAAATAAAGTCAGAAGGTCCGAAAATCAGTAATTTGGCTTACAATGATACTGTATTCAAGGGAATGAAGGAATTTTTTGATTGGTATGACTACAGATTTTCTGCACACGAGATAAATGGCAGTTTGGATTATCCTCTTTCCTATGATGAAATGGATTTAAGTGGTATAGAGTATATACATGAATATTTAACTCACCTAGATATGGAGAATGTTTTGTGTTCAAGGTATGATGCCCATAACTTAGATAGTCTTATGAGGGGCTATAGCAAATATTTCAGAGAAGACCTGCTAAATGTATTTGAGTTGGTACTTTCAAATTTACTTGGAAGGAGAATGCTGGGTTATAATCTCCAAGAACTGGATATAAATGAGGAAGACAGGGAGTGGCTGTTAATACAACTTAAAAAGACCGATGAAATGGAACTTGTTAAAAAAATGGAGGAAGCTTTTTATGAAGTATTGTCATTTATCAAAGTGGAATCACAGGATACTATTGAATATTTCAAAATAACTTTAAAAAATATTATCTCAAGAGTTAAACATAATATAAACTTGGGGAAGCTGGACAAAGTCTTTGTAACGCTATACGAGGAGGAAGATGAAATCTTAATATCGGGATATGTTGATGGTAATAAAATGGAAGATGAAGATTTAAGAGTATTAATTGATGAAATGAAAGCTTGCAGATTTTTAGAGGATAAAATTGCAATGGTCTTGCAAAGTGTAAAAAGTCTGGAGGATTTAGAAGAGGTTTTAAGTGAATGCTTCTTTGAGGGGGAATATGAAAGTGTGTTCAAACTCCTTGATAAACGAGAAATACAAGAATTGATAAAGAGGATTCTAGAAAATAAGAATGATTATTCTTCATATTATGAGTGGGAAAAAGAAATTCTTGAATATAATGCATAA